The DNA window atgttcatatatatatatatatatatatatatatatatatatatacagtatatatatatatatatatatatatatatatatatatatatatatatattttatttttattgtattcgcTCAGACAATCACTTTTGTTCAATCTCTTTTTAGGGATTCATAAACCTCATGTATATACTCAGGATCCATCAAAAAGAGTAAAATTCTCGTCGTAAACAACATGCATATAAAAACGTAATGGGACAGGAACACTAAGTATTGCtacaccaaatattacattccaGATATCACTTTAGTACCCATTACCAGCTACTTTTTACAATCTATTCGTTATAATAGAAAGTCAATTCGGTTATGTCTGGAAACAAGGGCCTAGTGATCAACACAATTCAAAAAATATCGAAAGTAAGACCTTGTGTACGAATTTCATGGCCAAAATCTTGAAATCTGTGTTCATGTCTACCCATTTTAAATAACCGTATCGCAAGCTCAAATAATCAGAAAAGGGTTAAACTGGGCACTCTGGAATACAAAACTACTTTAGAACATATGCAAATAAGATTTTGTAATAGACATTAAAAGAGTTTAGATCATATGGGATTTTTTGAAATTGGGATGCAATCGACAGGGCTAGAGATACCACAGCCACATGTAGTCTACCTACAAGAGATACATAACCCACCctgcaacaagaaaaaaaaaaaaaaagagcccctTCGACCAACCTTGAGAAAAATATCAGTCTAAGAGGGAGAAAACTAACTGTCTtgacaaaaaataaatggaaaatactatttagatctacacctccataagcatcaagaccACATTAAAGATTGTTAATTCCGCAAGACCATatctatatgtgtacacacacacacacacatatatataactcagtcggcatggtcactgcaggcatagtctcaagccgaacaggtggtggttcgaatccccacccggccagaagctgttaccataaaatgaattccaagtggatatatattcccaagatagaattcggtattaaatgccattcgtgggtgatatttacattaattaaaatcacgtgtgcttgtgatatatgttcatatatatatatacatatatatatatatatatatatatatatatatatatatatatatatatatatatatatacagtatatatatatatatatatatatatatatatatatatatatatatatatatatatatattttatttttattgtattcgcTCTGCCTCGGGGTCAGAAACTCAGGGGGACTTAACTTTATGAAAGTAGCTTCTGGACGGCCAAGGATTTTAATTTGGACCAAGGAAACAGGTTCCTGTAACTTACCACTGGGCCAAAAAGTGGTAAGTCACAGGAAgctcagtttccttggtccgaTTTCGAAtcattggccgaccagaagctattattatagAGTTCATTCTCCCTTGATATTCTGATTTTAAGGAAGAGCGAATTCCATATCAAGAggcatttatggcttatatgaatgtgaaaaattatcatatatatatatatatatatatatatatatatatatatatatatatatatatatatatatatatacacatattggaaTATCTGTAGAATAGTTTTACTCAGTATGATGTAGATTGTCTCGGCAAATCCATTCTTTCAAATTCAAAGATGTAATGTATAATTCTTGGTAAGGAACTCATCTCCTTTAcctattattactctctctctctctctctctctctctctctctctctctctctctctctctctctctctctctctctctctctctctctctctatcatacagGCAGTAACTCACCAACATTTGACTGATCAACTTAAAAATAATTGCTTTGTTTAATATATAAAATAGTCTTATAGGAACGCAACTACATTACTTGTCCCTCGCTTGGCATTCGGAACAAAGGTATTTTACTAATGGTGCAAGTGCGTTGCAGGTTACCATATGAAGTCTTTAgtctttatggagagagagagagagagagagagagagagagagagagagagagagagagagattttctttcaaCATTTCCAAATTCGTGGATAATTCGTTAATTACCGATCTCTTCTGCAACTTCTACAAGTAAGGATATAAACCGTACTGGAGGAAGTGTTTTATGAACTTTCCACGACCTATATAAAATAAATGGCCCCATTCTCTCTCGCGCGAAAAAGGAAAGACGAGCAACACATACATGTTGTAAAAGGgacaataaaattaaaaagaaaaatacagccAAGGATTAATAAAGAATATCATTGGAGATAATGGAGGTGCTGGGTGAAGAATTGTACCGTTATTATTCCTTAACTGAAATTGAATCCTGGCGTGAATGGATAGCTTAATTTCATGCCCAAATTCACAATGCAGGTTTTCAGTCTTCAAAAAGTTTGCTTTCAAATACGAACTAAGAGAAacattttatctatctttttatatgatTTAACAATAGATAGAACTGGCTGATGTCTAGAGACCAACTTATATCTACATATAACTGGTAAGTTGAGCGTTCATGGCATAATGGCCGTTGTATTTATATAGATCTAGATAAAATGACAATCAGCCCCCTGTACTCTCAATCATTTTCGTGGCTTTAACAAAATGAAAGGAACGAGACCTTATCTAGAAATGTTACGTCACCTTTCAGTCGAGTATGGGGATAAGTTGACGCAAGCATAAAATATAAGACTGGAAAATAATGGCAAGAAAAAAACACAACCCAAATTGCGCAGGACCCAATACAAGTCGCACGAGTCTAGAAAACTAAAAGGAACATAGAGTAAAGGTATCAATCCCTGTCTTTTTTTTTAGCGTAGtgggttggacagggcaccagccacccatcgagatactaccgccaaagagttaatgggtcctttgactggccaggcagtactacattggatcctcccctctggctacggctcatttttcctttgcctacacatacaccgaatagtctggcctattctagcCAACAttgtcctttgtcctcatacacctgacaccactgagattaccaaacaattcctcttgttcagtggcttctttcctcttggtaaggataaaagggactctttggttatggtaaacagctctactaagaaaaggacactccataatcaaaccattgttctgtagtctgtACCATAGTgtgccgcacgtgtttcacacacgctagtACATTATAACGGTTGTTCAGTTAATAGTGAGGAGGAGAGTGAGATAtactacaaaaaagaaaataccgttaaagTGTGccacatgtgtttcacacacggtcgtacactataacggtattttcTATTCTGTAGTATATCTCACTCTCCTCCTAACCATTAACAGAACCTTTTAAAGCCTGCCTTTACATGAACAatcctgtttgaatttttgtgacattcttgcccgGAACCTCTAGTACATAAATTCGCTATCTGTTGAAATCAAGTTGGTTGCATTCACCCTGCCTCTCAGTTATAATCTAATGGCCAACTCACACAATTGGTAAACCAATGGAGGACCAGCTCCCTccagccttccccctcactgctgtgccttacCGATTGATGATGCTGCCCGctgaccctgactcttctatcaaTACCACAACCATGAAACTAGCGCCCTTCGCCAGTAGAGAGGCATTCACCTAGTTTCAGCACGCGGTGgttcagttttgcattaagggcatgACTTGCTGAAGCACCAAATCAGGCTATGTTCTCACGGTGacccctgaggacactttcccaacAAAGGGACACcctaatagcatatgacgccctcaaaacatacctgttGGAGCAGTGCTCCCCATCGCCAGCTGCTTGTACAGCCAGGCattgggggatcaaaaggcttcGTTTGCTCACAGGGAAATGACCGAAATCGCTCGCCACCAACCTGCCACAGATGGTTCTCCTCAGggggtgaacctacttcttgcccttttGTTATGAcgtctacccgaacctgtatgcgcggCCATAACCAAtgacaatattttgcccatgaaagatCTGATGACCGAaatcgacacccttatggacaaccacttcaccaccttccagacctccattacCAAATCAAATCCTGATGAAGAggataactattcaacattgactgaagaTGACGTGAACGCGGTAGGACACAGAGGCCCACCCCCATAACATGCCAGAGCGGCAGCAAAGATCCCcaccatccacatatgccactactcgctcacgccccaactaaTGACCTCCAgaaccacttactgacacccatcagctgcagttatgctactaccactccagatttgaggCTTCTGTGAATAAATGTGGGAATGGTTTTCAGatgccaaaaaatgtgtaagtaggccttcacttgtggtggtggcctccccagtCACATATCTTTTTTTTCTACATGATGAAAGTACAAGCGTGgggtttttggtagacatgggtgcttgccgttcttTTCTAACTTGGACACTGTCCAGAACACAATGTAGACTCTCTAAGCCTGCCAACGTCCGCCTGATAGCTGCCAACAAATCTGCAATCTCCAACCATGGGAAAaagaccctcacattattgtttggaagtgcaaataatcattggaagtttctcactgctgacgtcacattgccaatccttggtgcggattttctctcccatttccacctcctagttgatgttgctcatcgatggttagtcaacgcagactttTACTGGTCGACACCTCTTCAGTCCGCCCACTTCGACCTTGCTTTCCACATCAAAACACCTACAAATGCATATGCCTACCTCTTCACGTCATACCCTGTAGTCtttcatccagaacttcaccaaatgcccacaGTTTCTGCCAAAAATGGTATTTATACGCATGTTAAGATGATGGgggccccagtgtttgccagattcaggcgtctgacaCCAGATCGTTTGGTAGAGGCTAAACAAATGCTCAACGAAATTGAAAAATTGGGCCTATGGCAAAAGATCTCAAGCCCATGATCGTCGCCCATACACACTgtactgaagaaagatggctccctgcaaccgtgtggggattacaggcgtctgaacatgcaaacagaaccggataaccAGCCCTCCAAAATATTGCTGacgtaacctcctacttgcacaaagcaaaagttttctcCACGTTTGACTTCCTAAAGGGGTATTTTCAAGTGCCCATGagcctagaagacatccccaaggctGCCAACACAACCCACTTTGGTACACACACCtttaattattcctgttttggccttagtaattatggggccacttttcaacgcctcatggatggcatctttagggacctccccttctgtgtatgttatgtggacaacatacttgtgttctcttccgcaaagaggaacacctctgttacGCATCGTGCTTGATCGCCTACAACTGAACAgctttgtagtctggtacgacaggTGTATTTTTGCGTTAATGAAgcattgttcttagggcactgcatcattccttaaggagtccaccccctccctgagaaggcagaAACCATTCAAAACTTCCTTACCCCCTCACCCATCCAAGCAAAGCAAAATTTCTTAGGGTTtaacaactattatcaccgtttcctgcatCCATTGccaccagatgacccgcctatagtacgcctctcaagaacaggacaccctatttcacatgtactgTATGTCTTTTCTAGGAGGGGAGGAGCCAGGGTTTCACACACGTTCGTACActttaacagtattttttttttcccatatctCGCTCTCCCCCTCACTATTAGCAGAACCTATTCAAGCCCGCGTTTACATGAATAAGTCTAGTTTGAATTTTTGAAACATTGAAACATTCTTTCCCAGAACCCGGAACCTCTCaccatctgttgaaataaagtcagttgcaatcacctcgcctctcagtaatAATAACCTAACGGCCCACTCacactatggtcttccaatgtcttggggaagagttgtcttgcttaagggtacacttgggcaagctactatattatcttatttttctctatttttttttaatctttcattgctTATAtgtaaaagaattattttaatgttgttattgatcttataaTACCTTATTTTAATTCTTCGGTAAttcccttgcagtttatttatttcctcctttcctatcctaactaggctatttttccctactggagcccttgggcttatagcatcctgcttatccaattagggttgtggcttagctaataatgataataataataataataataataataataataataataataataataataaaatagcgtAAAAAATATAcgcgtttaaaaaaatatataattcttcgtGCAATCAAGATGCTTAGCTTGTCAAACACACGGAGTTCTTGCAAGaattatttaaaaagaattttttttcttatttatttaagggattctttttccattttttcgaCTTTTCATGACCAGCCATTCCTAAAGTAATAAATCCATATTTTTCACTTTAATACCTTTTTGTTAATAGATCCACAGTAGTTCTTCACAATAATTCCTTCCCATTTTTTCGAGCCttctttttcattcattaattcttATCTATAAATTTGTTTCCTTTTCAATTCAATAGTTTGCTTTACATGTCACTgtttttgaaaacaataaaaaatatgaatcTATACAGAAAATATTGACTTAAATGACATGTCCTAGAAATTAAAACTGGCAATTTGGAAACGTTGTGTAGAACACTTAAGTTCACTAAACAAATAACTATATTTTTACCCTAGTATATGCCATGACCTCATTCAATTTCATCAAAACCAGACTAATTGGTGTTATTATTGGATGGACAGAAGCGGTGTAACTAACACATGGATCCAATTCGTACcttaaatacagtattttaatatacaatatattaacCAAAATTGGGATAATTTATACTTTAACCATCTTTAATCCCAAAATGAGTGGCGCTACAAAATGTTAATGGGTATCATGGTGCCTGAATTCTGAATTCCTTTAGATCAAAACGACATGCGCCTTTTTTCTAATTATGTATAAAGTTTTAAATCATAACGGTAAAagaaatttatacttttatttttctagaAACAGAGATTAAACTGCATAATTTTATAAGACtatcttttttaaattttaatcaaCTAGTAAACTGTCCCTGAGAAAACaaatctttttttaataataagaaagGACAGTAGTCGCAAAATCAACTTAACATGCGGAGGCAAAGATTATATTCAAGCAATTAACACTGTCAAAATCAATTCTATTTATAAGCAATGTCGTGACAACAGTTCCACGGTCGATGGATAGCAAACTCACAATGGCAATGCGATTTTTATAGACCCAAGTCctttgtgacgaaggagggagaaggttgtgaactcaaaggcaagaagcaatcgactgagttgtttattaaggaacactctcctttatatacaaaacctcaaggcaacaggacataacatattcgagagacagacaatgtcaaagagcaaaacagcagacatgaattttcatgttcgttttagtgcgagggaagagcgaagatacaagcataatatatacaaaaggaattatgtacaattgtgtgacacacggttggtacatggctccccctctaaaaatgacatactgaacatgttaaataggtgccctgaatctggagaggtaatagtaaaaactgcgccgattagcagcagtgcgtggctgtagaagtcgttggttggggtgcgagcgagtggtggatgatgggtggctgcaaggtctatagaatactctatagaccttgggtggCTGTGTTTtcgctccggctcatcacggggtaggcgagtgtgtcctacggcattcataggcgtgtgtgtcctacggcattcataggcatgtgtgtcctacggcattcataggcgtgtcctacggcattcataggcgtgtcctacggcattcataggcgtgtcctacggcattcataggcgagtgtgtcctacggcattcataggcgtgtgtcctacggcattcacgtcagcttcagttgaagttgtataggtgtcctctacatcatgagtggaggcgttgatggaggtttgaaggtcatgaagtgggttcacatcacgaggagagccgtctgcggcaggttgcaggcgagtgatactggtcattttcccgagggtgagcgaagccctttggtcccccaacggttgttgagagagctgaaaaggcgttgctatacgggcggctggcgacggcgagtactgctgcagaaggtatgcgttgacggcgtcatagtaacggtgagaggtgtaggggggatggggaggcgggaggagcgagtcactccggggtcaccaatgtgatgaaggagggagaaggttgtgaactcaaaaggcaagaagcaatcgactgagttgtttattaaggaacactctcctttatatacaaaacctcaaggcaacaggacataacatgttcgagagacagacaatgtcaaagagcaaaacagcagacatgaattttcatgttcgttttagtgcgagggaagagcgaagatacaagcataatatatacaaaaggaattatgtacaattgtgtgacacacggttggtacatggctccccctctaaaaattacatactgaacatgttaaataggtgccctgaatctggagaggtagtagaaAAAACTGCGCCGAGTAGCAGCAGtgcgtggctgtagaagtcgttggttggggtgcgagcgagtggtggatgatgggtggctgcaaggtctatagaatactctaTAGACCTTGCGTGGCTGTGTTttcgctccggctcgtcacggggtaggcgagtgtgtcctacggcattcataggcgtgtgtgtcctacggcattcataggcgtgtcctacggcattcataggcgagtgtgtcctacggcattcataggcgtgtgtcctacggcattcacgtcagcttcagttgaagttgtataggtgtcctctacgtcacgagtggaggcattgatggaggtttgaaggtcatgaagtgggttcacatcacgaggagagccgtctgcggcaggttgcaggcgagtgatactggtcattttcccgagggtgagcgaagccctttggtcccccaacggttgttgagagagctgaaaaggcgttgctatacgggcggctggcgacggcgagtactgctgcagaaggtatgcgttgacggcgtcatagtaacggtgagaggtgtaggggagatggggaggcgggaggagcgagtcactccggggtcaccaatgtgacgaaggagggagaaggttgtgaactcaaaaggcaggaagcaatcgactgagttgtttattaaggaacactctcctttatatacaaaacctcaaggcaacaggacataacatgttcgagagacagacaatgtcacagagcaaaacagcagacatgaattttcatgttcgttttagtgcgagggaagagcgaagatacaagcataatatatacaaaaggaattatgtacaattgtgtgacacacggttggtacaccttgcGTTTACGTCAGTATTATCAGGAGCATGAAAAATTTACATGATGTCCAGCCATATTCTAAGTACGTCATAAATTTGTAGCGATCATAATCATCGATTTTATTACATTCTCAGAATGATCAATCATGCCTCCTCTGTTTTTTTTCCTGCATTGGAGGAACTCCATAACCGCTTGTCGAGGTTACAAGGTATGGGATCAATGCACAGAGACATTTTACGAAGTATGGGTAGTTTTTATAGAAAAATGCTTTTCAGCTCGTGGAATACTACTTTTTTACGAAAATGTTCTGTCGTTTAAGCATTATGACGCCACAAATTTTACCCCAATAACAAATTTATACCAACGAATAATTCTTAACAAAACACACCTTACGTAAATAATTCATTCTCGTCCATCAATTATTTTTGGTACCCTTCTCTTTTCTAGAATATTAAACTAAAATGAATGACATGCAAACTACAAGTTTTCGTGTTTTAATTTTAAACGATGTCAtaaacgctttctctctctctctctctctctctctctctctctctctctctctctctctctctctctctctctctctctctctctctttctctctctctctctctctttctgtatatatatatatatatatatatatatatatatatatatatatatatatatatatatatatatatatacagtatgtacattaaCCTTGTGTAGGTGTATGGACAGACTATTGTGGAAATTACAATTTATCAGTTAAAGAGTGAATATAGCCGtgagtattttattgtttttctctgGAGTCACTCCGTGTTGGGAAATAAatcatataactatacatatacagtagtttgCCCAAAAATATCCTTTCGTTGAACAAAACAAAAATTCCTGTCTTCTGTAGCCGCAGAGGCGAAAACACTATCACAAAACACTACAATAATTCCCATGATATTTTGCTTTCAAAGGAATCCTATTGATCTACCTATGCTGCTGAATACAGTTCGCACGGAAAGCCACAGCTGCCTAAACTAAACAAAAGACCGGATAATCCAGAGGAAATTATTAGCATTTAACAATGAAACCTTGACAAGGTTTTTATATAGAATTTCTTTTTGATTCGTAAGGAGACAGGAGCAATGCTCATCTACCAGTTACAACAATCATTTCAAggtaaaatattaatttctttcaatACTATATTCTAATCTAAAAATATATGCAAAAAGTACTTCACTCTTTGACAACAATATATATGATCAAATCAGATATGCAGAAAACACATGTAATATTTATCAACTGGTCTGCTCCCActaaaatgtaaaaagaatatcAAAACCAGAATAAACAGTGAGAAAATGGGGCTAACTAAGGTAATTCATAAACAATGACCTAGATAACAATAGGTCGTGCCAAGGTAATATTTCTGAAGAGAATTATCCGAGGTTTTTTACCGGCTCCTTCCTATTTCCCCAGCAGCGCTTCCACACTGcattgttgcagagagagagagagagagagagagagagagagagagagagagagagagagagagagagagagagagagagcactgggtCCAATGACATTagcatttcttctttgttcttttttataaataaagcTGATTTCTTACCTTATAAGTTGTCGCATATTTttgcaagttagaaagaagaggtttATTTTGGACTTTAGGAGAATCGTGTTTATGGAAGTTTTAGCTCGCTCACTACCACCCAATTTCCTTAAACATCAAATTATCTAAATtctttaacgtcttttggcaaaatgcctAAATCTGTAGAGAAATCCTTTGATAGTGGTTAAGAAATTCGTATGATTAGTATTGATTTTCGTACTGTCTTTGACAGTGTTAATTATGAGAccctcattttcaaactttatatatatatatatatatatatatatatatatatatatatatatatatatatatatatatatgtatgtatgtatatatatatataaatatatatatatatatatatatatatatatatatatatatatatacacacacatatatatatatatatatgcatatatatatatatatatatatatatatat is part of the Palaemon carinicauda isolate YSFRI2023 chromosome 15, ASM3689809v2, whole genome shotgun sequence genome and encodes:
- the LOC137653920 gene encoding uncharacterized protein, translated to MGACRSFLTWTLSRTQCRLSKPANVRLIAANKSAISNHGKKTLTLLFGSANNHWKFLTADVTLPILGADFLSHFHLLVDVAHRWLVNADFYWSTPLQSAHFDLAFHIKTPTNAYAYLFTSYPVVFHPELHQMPTVSAKNGIYTHVKMMGAPVFARFRRLTPDRLVEAKQMLNEIEKLGLWQKISSP